In a single window of the Drosophila albomicans strain 15112-1751.03 chromosome 3, ASM965048v2, whole genome shotgun sequence genome:
- the LOC117569540 gene encoding enhancer of split malpha protein: MSFITREYKFETSNMMQQKSDQHTMAMLSLKKLVKPLLRLIKKKQLIRKTLAEMQSQNEINSSLEDMRKDSVASCDNMANEQLEQRLFNDLRQCPNQAAMIVQQGEQQRIVPAHADQTFIPVHFARTSSGTFFWTSVDSARQQQQQQQQQELHMRERFDRWVQA, encoded by the coding sequence ATGTCATTCATCACTCGGGAGTACAAGTTCGAGACCAGCAATATGATGCAGCAGAAATCAGATCAACATACAATGGCAATGCTGAGCCTGAAGAAACTCGTCAAACCACTGCTGCGCCTCATCAAGAAGAAGCAGCTCATACGCAAAACTCTGGCAGAGATGCAGTCGCAGAATGAAATCAACTCATCGCTGGAGGACATGCGCAAAGACTCGGTGGCAAGCTGTGACAATATGGCCAACGAGCAACTGGAGCAGCGACTCTTCAATGATCTCCGACAGTGCCCCAATCAAGCGGCAATGATCGTGCAACAGGGCGAACAGCAACGCATTGTGCCAGCTCATGCCGATCAGACCTTCATCCCGGTTCACTTTGCTCGCACCAGCAGCGGCACCTTCTTCTGGACTTCAGTCGACAGcgcaaggcaacaacagcagcagcaacaacaacaagaactgcACATGCGTGAACGATTCGACCGCTGGGTCCAGGCCTAA
- the LOC117569938 gene encoding enhancer of split malpha protein produces the protein MSSLNKQMNFNKCISKKMSMPSYKSKVSPTRRLTNLLKPLLGQVFNMKTKQPKRSSYIASEEKEAEFDWLNNDMDNMANEHLENQLIDEIRQCAKEDAIIVYNENGSGQLQTMDQEDYYVPVHFARTNAGTFFWTSLQPKAAEPYAIEWNFLDRWAQA, from the coding sequence ATGTCGTCTttgaacaaacaaatgaaCTTCAATAAGTGCATCAGCAAGAAAATGTCGATGCCGTCATACAAATCGAAGGTGTCTCCCACTCGACGCCTTACCAACCTCCTCAAGCCGCTTTTGGGTCAAGTTTTTAACATGAAGACGAAGCAGCCAAAGCGCAGCTCCTACATTGCATCGGAGGAGAAGGAAGCCGAGTTCGACTGGCTGAACAACGACATGGATAACATGGCCAACGAGCATCTGGAGAATCAGCTAATCGACGAGATTCGCCAATGTGCCAAGGAGGATGCTATCATCGTCTACAATGAGAATGGCTCTGGACAACTGCAGACCATGGATCAAGAGGATTACTATGTGCCCGTTCACTTTGCACGCACCAATGCTGGCACATTCTTCTGGACCTCATTGCAGCCCAAGGCCGCCGAACCCTACGCCATCGAATGGAACTTCCTTGATCGTTGGGCTCAGGCGTGA